Proteins from one Acidihalobacter prosperus genomic window:
- a CDS encoding TcpQ domain-containing protein yields MKRTAVIHRGLGSLAAAGLIPLLGGCAATQPKVPAGAIPGYVFGYHVVSDHGPKAQIVSGEHDTWFALPADARLLEAKGDGKNVPFHKQGAYWTADKVATQWTLYTSKGPVFAVAPKSVGVILAAEHQARFAKPRYAWHTDQLTLTFRHGAALTPADQQRLAALDARLDAAHQVAWIRVSGQTTASGSMTANAKIGAARAAVVAGWLTAHGAAPVSNLGWTPGANAKAALVAARYQVRVPKPVKIVHPPIERVHPPVKAAPGHGRPQAPTAPLKSTPMTAVNLTPKPPTSFVFRTHAGDLLSHDLAAFLKRQGWSMVWRDPNDYALQYPARYTGKTLDNTLRQIVDRYRVRIVLYRANHVAVVEAGAAE; encoded by the coding sequence ATGAAAAGAACCGCTGTAATCCATCGCGGGCTGGGCAGCCTGGCGGCCGCGGGGCTCATTCCTCTGCTCGGCGGCTGCGCCGCGACCCAGCCGAAAGTGCCGGCCGGCGCCATACCCGGTTATGTATTCGGGTATCACGTCGTCAGCGATCATGGCCCGAAAGCGCAGATCGTCAGCGGCGAACACGACACCTGGTTCGCATTGCCCGCCGACGCAAGGCTGCTGGAAGCCAAGGGCGACGGAAAGAACGTGCCATTTCACAAGCAGGGCGCCTACTGGACCGCGGATAAGGTAGCCACCCAGTGGACCCTGTATACCTCGAAAGGACCGGTCTTCGCGGTCGCGCCCAAGAGCGTCGGCGTCATCCTTGCGGCGGAACATCAGGCGCGCTTCGCCAAACCCCGGTATGCCTGGCATACGGATCAGCTGACGCTGACCTTCCGCCATGGCGCGGCGCTCACGCCAGCCGATCAGCAACGACTGGCGGCGCTCGACGCGCGCCTTGATGCCGCGCATCAGGTCGCATGGATTCGGGTGAGCGGGCAGACGACCGCGAGCGGCAGCATGACGGCCAACGCGAAGATCGGGGCCGCCCGCGCGGCCGTCGTGGCCGGCTGGCTGACCGCGCATGGCGCGGCACCGGTCTCGAATCTCGGCTGGACGCCGGGCGCCAACGCCAAGGCCGCCCTGGTCGCGGCGCGTTATCAGGTTCGCGTGCCGAAGCCGGTCAAAATCGTCCATCCACCGATCGAGAGGGTTCATCCGCCGGTCAAGGCTGCGCCCGGCCATGGCCGCCCGCAGGCGCCGACCGCACCGCTCAAATCCACGCCGATGACCGCGGTCAACCTGACGCCCAAACCTCCGACTTCGTTCGTGTTCCGCACCCACGCGGGGGATCTGCTTTCCCATGATCTCGCTGCGTTCCTCAAGCGGCAGGGCTGGTCGATGGTGTGGCGCGACCCGAACGACTACGCGCTGCAATATCCCGCGCGCTACACCGGCAAGACCCTCGACAACACGCTGCGCCAGATAGTGGACCGCTACCGGGTGCGCATCGTGCTGTATCGGGCCAATCACGTCGCCGTCGTCGAAGCCGGCGCCGCCGAATAA
- a CDS encoding TrbI/VirB10 family protein — MALWRKSEQKEAPPPPPRDTQEPGRGLPTRTLPMLMGGFAVAAALYVAFFTKNHPVQPAAPQTVAQAPGVNPQASPHKSELKSILDSLNQIEAEHGGGKPAGSSSASGGNAVTDATPTPEHVHDAAKRGNIAASPLTALTGDYQTGRNGSGNTGVVPEYNAGAGGGAPNGQLQGPARMPSASEIAALAGHRTHSANGNQAYLKQSQTEAQVNGGYGAISKVLPPLQGAVLYPGVVLPATTVTAVNTQLPGTVIAQVTNPVWGRNGHLAVPAGSRLVGSYDTSITNGQTRVLVAFQRVIFPDGREIVLGNSQAVGEQGASGVKGHVDNHFWTMLGSSLLVAMLDQGVAAAGPQQSVTSPTGSTFQSPAQAGAQVFANSAGKVLSPYMNMQPTAVIPPGTAIDVLVNKTILMPSENR; from the coding sequence ATGGCCCTCTGGCGCAAGAGCGAACAGAAAGAAGCCCCGCCGCCACCGCCCCGCGACACGCAGGAACCCGGGCGAGGTCTGCCGACGCGGACGCTGCCCATGCTCATGGGGGGCTTTGCCGTCGCCGCGGCGCTGTATGTGGCGTTCTTCACCAAGAACCATCCCGTACAGCCTGCAGCGCCGCAGACGGTCGCGCAGGCGCCCGGCGTCAATCCGCAGGCCAGCCCGCACAAGTCCGAGCTGAAAAGCATCCTCGACAGCCTGAATCAGATCGAGGCCGAACACGGGGGCGGCAAGCCTGCCGGATCGTCTTCGGCTTCGGGCGGCAACGCCGTCACCGACGCCACGCCGACGCCAGAGCATGTGCATGATGCCGCCAAGCGGGGCAACATCGCGGCCAGTCCACTGACCGCGCTCACCGGGGATTACCAGACCGGCCGAAACGGCTCCGGTAATACCGGTGTCGTGCCGGAGTACAACGCGGGGGCGGGCGGCGGCGCCCCGAACGGACAGCTACAGGGGCCTGCGCGGATGCCGTCTGCCAGCGAGATAGCCGCACTGGCGGGGCATCGGACGCACAGCGCCAACGGCAATCAGGCCTATCTCAAGCAATCCCAGACGGAGGCCCAGGTCAACGGCGGTTACGGGGCGATCAGCAAGGTCCTGCCACCGCTCCAGGGCGCCGTGCTTTACCCGGGTGTGGTCCTGCCGGCCACCACGGTCACCGCCGTCAACACGCAGTTGCCGGGCACGGTCATCGCGCAGGTGACCAATCCCGTCTGGGGGCGCAACGGGCACCTCGCCGTGCCCGCCGGTTCCCGCCTCGTCGGCAGTTACGACACCTCGATCACGAATGGACAAACCCGCGTGCTGGTCGCTTTCCAGCGGGTGATCTTCCCGGATGGCCGAGAAATCGTGCTCGGCAATTCGCAGGCCGTGGGCGAACAGGGCGCATCCGGCGTCAAGGGTCATGTCGACAATCATTTCTGGACGATGCTGGGGTCATCCCTGCTTGTGGCGATGCTCGATCAGGGCGTTGCCGCTGCAGGTCCCCAGCAATCCGTCACCTCGCCCACGGGCAGCACCTTCCAGTCGCCGGCGCAGGCAGGCGCGCAGGTCTTCGCCAACAGCGCCGGCAAGGTGCTGTCGCCCTACATGAATATGCAGCCGACCGCGGTCATCCCGCCGGGGACCGCCATCGACGTGCTCGTCAACAAAACCATCCTCATGCCTTCGGAGAATCGATGA
- a CDS encoding TrbG/VirB9 family P-type conjugative transfer protein, translating to MKRTALFLLLGLTTASGALPIAQADGVPYPSALSARLVRFVYNPNQTYTLYLRPGMGTDIQLPRGEHLVSLQLGDTVQWITSYVQGTGNILIKPVRPGIETSATLITSAHTYQMMLVSRNKGAWYQGVKFTPENPLVLLNPANEQSAALNPSLSADAHTADGTSSPASPSGDSADALADVNVSQMNFAWRVKGRARFAPTEVFSTPDFIWLRLPQDAPAPVVFGWQGGQWGIVNYNRRGPWIVVQGAPAAVELRANGRSVVAWRQGAKASGGGSQTPAAETSSSFVWGQ from the coding sequence ATGAAACGCACCGCGCTGTTTCTGCTTCTCGGGCTTACCACCGCGTCCGGCGCGTTGCCGATCGCGCAGGCGGACGGCGTGCCTTATCCGTCCGCCTTGTCCGCACGCCTGGTTCGCTTCGTATATAACCCCAATCAGACCTACACGCTCTACCTGAGACCCGGGATGGGCACCGATATCCAGCTGCCGCGGGGCGAGCATCTGGTGTCTTTGCAGTTGGGAGACACCGTGCAATGGATTACCTCCTACGTGCAGGGTACCGGGAACATTCTCATCAAACCGGTCAGGCCGGGCATCGAGACTTCCGCGACACTGATCACCTCCGCGCACACCTATCAGATGATGCTGGTGTCGCGAAACAAGGGCGCCTGGTATCAGGGCGTCAAATTCACGCCCGAAAATCCGTTGGTCCTGCTGAATCCGGCCAACGAACAAAGCGCGGCCCTGAACCCTTCGCTGTCTGCCGACGCGCACACGGCAGATGGAACGTCCTCGCCAGCATCGCCGTCCGGCGATTCCGCCGACGCTTTGGCCGACGTGAACGTCAGCCAGATGAATTTCGCCTGGCGCGTGAAGGGGCGCGCCCGATTCGCGCCGACAGAAGTGTTCTCGACGCCGGATTTCATCTGGTTGCGCCTGCCGCAGGATGCCCCGGCGCCTGTGGTGTTCGGATGGCAGGGCGGTCAGTGGGGCATCGTCAACTACAACCGACGCGGCCCCTGGATCGTCGTGCAGGGAGCGCCCGCTGCCGTCGAGCTGCGCGCGAACGGGCGGAGCGTCGTTGCCTGGCGCCAAGGCGCCAAGGCGTCGGGCGGCGGTTCGCAGACGCCGGCGGCTGAAACGTCGTCCAGTTTCGTCTGGGGGCAATAA
- a CDS encoding type IV secretion system protein, with the protein MDNKHKQQLDPFGWQAFYERYAAPLLARDRFFIGMFVALAVALAEAAALVALVPLHKIEPYVVRVNDLGQVLSSGPVNATGKPPKAAIVYWLGRFVTDLYEVMPGISRANIEQAFFMTHGAAVSQIETFLNQHNPVKTLAENPSARVSVSVKKVIPLPHDTAYVSAVVTDELTGRSRGISLTLSYTFNPPKTVADALHNPLGILITNFAEGN; encoded by the coding sequence ATGGACAACAAGCACAAGCAACAACTCGACCCATTCGGCTGGCAGGCCTTCTACGAGCGTTACGCGGCGCCGCTGCTGGCTCGCGATCGGTTTTTTATCGGCATGTTCGTCGCTCTTGCGGTCGCTCTGGCGGAAGCTGCCGCGCTCGTGGCATTGGTGCCGCTACATAAAATCGAGCCGTACGTGGTGCGGGTCAACGATCTCGGGCAGGTACTTTCATCCGGGCCGGTCAACGCAACCGGCAAGCCACCGAAAGCGGCCATTGTCTACTGGCTCGGAAGATTCGTCACCGATCTCTATGAGGTCATGCCCGGCATCAGCCGGGCGAACATCGAGCAGGCCTTCTTCATGACGCACGGCGCCGCCGTGTCGCAGATAGAAACCTTCCTGAATCAGCACAATCCGGTCAAGACGCTGGCGGAAAATCCGTCGGCGCGCGTCTCCGTATCGGTCAAGAAAGTCATCCCGCTGCCTCACGACACCGCCTACGTCTCGGCCGTGGTGACCGACGAGCTGACCGGACGTTCGCGTGGGATCTCGCTCACGCTCAGCTACACCTTCAATCCGCCCAAGACGGTGGCCGACGCGCTGCATAACCCGCTGGGCATTCTGATCACCAATTTCGCAGAGGGCAACTGA
- a CDS encoding type IV secretion system protein codes for MSTRHRSGFAGLLLLACLALAPLTAQASLFNPFNLFHANTKTTAPTMNVVVPKYNCQVGSGLANTYSGNVFFGMEGFSQDMQAAGNAMAGHAIYYGNIMLRAFLIIALMWYGFGMLTDVGGAYLEPSSMIRTFVTLGAVILIFRNYYPIAHALIRIFQEIGGGLVGVSNQGNYGDPSCVLFSTGDGLIHSMFIAPVTNVSLWHVVMDEGVSTLIEMWLYQAAIFVVAVLMIVAGLFYFFWSIVSMFLLAIAIGLGPLVIPMLVFDWTQKLAFDSWLGFLWDALMYQIVGPAVLGIAGYVVSDAIAPIANTTPLFYYSQHHFHVNWSPLLGLGLTGAAVVWFSWKLPSLVRQLSAGAAHAGDFGAGKEIGQLSGMLKSK; via the coding sequence ATGAGCACACGGCATCGCAGCGGATTCGCCGGCCTGCTTTTGCTCGCCTGCCTCGCGCTGGCGCCGCTGACCGCGCAGGCGAGTCTGTTTAATCCGTTTAATCTGTTTCATGCCAATACCAAAACCACCGCGCCGACGATGAATGTGGTCGTGCCGAAGTACAATTGCCAGGTCGGTAGCGGCCTGGCGAACACGTATTCCGGTAATGTGTTTTTCGGCATGGAGGGTTTTTCTCAGGACATGCAGGCCGCCGGAAACGCCATGGCCGGCCATGCCATTTACTACGGGAACATCATGCTGCGCGCGTTTCTGATTATCGCGCTGATGTGGTACGGCTTCGGGATGCTGACCGACGTGGGCGGGGCCTATCTGGAACCGTCAAGTATGATACGCACCTTCGTCACGCTGGGTGCGGTGATATTGATCTTTCGAAACTATTATCCAATCGCCCACGCATTGATCCGCATCTTCCAGGAAATCGGGGGCGGGTTGGTGGGTGTGTCGAATCAGGGCAACTACGGCGACCCTTCCTGCGTACTGTTTTCGACCGGCGACGGGCTGATACACAGCATGTTCATTGCGCCCGTGACGAACGTCTCCCTCTGGCATGTTGTCATGGACGAGGGCGTTTCGACGTTGATAGAAATGTGGCTTTATCAAGCTGCCATATTTGTGGTTGCTGTTTTGATGATTGTGGCCGGTCTGTTTTATTTTTTCTGGTCCATCGTCTCGATGTTTTTGCTCGCCATCGCCATCGGTCTGGGTCCGCTCGTGATTCCCATGCTGGTGTTCGACTGGACACAGAAGCTGGCCTTCGACTCTTGGCTCGGATTTTTATGGGACGCCCTCATGTACCAGATCGTCGGACCCGCGGTGCTGGGCATTGCAGGCTACGTGGTGAGCGATGCCATTGCGCCAATAGCCAACACGACACCTTTGTTTTACTACAGTCAGCACCATTTTCATGTCAATTGGTCACCCTTGCTGGGCCTGGGGTTGACAGGCGCGGCTGTGGTCTGGTTCTCGTGGAAACTCCCATCTCTGGTGCGTCAGCTTTCGGCCGGCGCCGCGCATGCGGGAGATTTCGGCGCGGGCAAGGAAATAGGTCAGCTGTCAGGGATGTTGAAATCCAAATAG
- a CDS encoding VirB4 family type IV secretion system protein: protein MIAAKDRVKTLKATRALSELLPWVAPLTPGIVLCKDGGLLAGWSFHGLDSEGRGAAEQAGDSRHLERAINGFAGNRIKTWWTVRRDRSSGWAGGDFSDPVTRRVDAAARAAWNKKSHYVAHRAFWIMVSPPTPAETLVARIAQEGASGLLSGIGPWLLNVLAGQAAFENDARRLMDRVSEAESLFERVGSLFPAAGFNRLTEERLLGWLNALASPSEPYHPLRTRSALQALDETLGECTLDQNASAMYFAGPTRTVHAAALTIKTVPDAWPESIGPGVFDRILDIDCECVFSLATRYLDTEAARGAVKERRRHLLNWRKGLGGYVKEGLMKVETDQVDSDKDVQAKEADAALLDLSNSPSAGHAFPVLVLRAESAEKLERAVSDASRLFHVAEFAVLRERMHQISAWAGTLPGQWAEPVRWSYLSGAAIADMAPIRGPARGSSIARHLSKMSGSRQPALCTFATRSMEPYWLEPHLGDVGHGIILGPTGMGKSVLGGWMCLRWTQYPRSRVFVFDKDRSLRKMILLAGGHYLGDSGKMRINPFAGLEGDDDWRWATDFVVQLLSPDGGELEPVDVNEIATACRRIQSLEPGDRRLRSLKALLPARLGDRLAQWIGDGRYAGYFDHETDGMTLGAFVGIAMDEVLRFPRAARAFMDLAFHRIGKQLDGAPVYIHIEEGWFALDDPAFARKLDDWLRTLRKLNGVLILSTQSLKEIAESRTFTGFASAPNRFLLPNPDIASFESVYSDGLRLTHEQMKIIGEARPKGETVLVRDGRTRVLRVDIPAEGIALLRADAEADEVFERWMNSGHPEWRMRYVDEMVERQTRRD, encoded by the coding sequence GTGATTGCCGCAAAGGATCGCGTCAAGACGCTCAAGGCCACCCGCGCGTTGTCGGAACTGCTGCCCTGGGTGGCGCCGCTGACGCCAGGCATCGTGTTGTGCAAGGATGGCGGCCTGCTGGCCGGATGGAGTTTCCACGGACTCGACTCCGAAGGCCGCGGCGCGGCAGAGCAGGCCGGCGATTCCCGGCATCTGGAACGCGCGATCAACGGATTCGCCGGCAATCGCATCAAGACCTGGTGGACGGTACGCCGCGATCGGTCATCCGGATGGGCGGGTGGAGACTTTTCCGACCCGGTGACTCGCCGCGTGGATGCCGCGGCGCGCGCCGCCTGGAACAAAAAGAGCCATTATGTCGCTCACCGCGCCTTCTGGATCATGGTGTCGCCGCCGACCCCTGCGGAAACGTTGGTCGCACGCATCGCACAGGAAGGCGCCAGCGGACTGCTCTCGGGCATCGGCCCATGGCTGCTCAATGTCCTGGCGGGTCAGGCCGCGTTCGAAAACGATGCCCGCCGCTTGATGGACCGGGTTTCGGAGGCCGAATCGCTCTTCGAGCGCGTCGGCTCGTTATTCCCCGCGGCGGGCTTCAATCGCCTGACCGAAGAACGTCTGCTTGGCTGGCTGAACGCGCTGGCCTCGCCCAGCGAACCGTACCATCCGCTACGCACCCGCTCGGCGCTGCAGGCACTGGATGAAACCCTGGGCGAATGTACGCTAGACCAGAATGCCTCCGCGATGTACTTCGCGGGACCGACGCGCACGGTGCATGCCGCGGCGCTGACCATCAAGACGGTGCCTGACGCCTGGCCGGAGTCCATCGGCCCGGGCGTGTTTGACCGGATTCTGGATATCGACTGTGAATGCGTGTTCTCGCTCGCTACGCGCTATCTCGATACCGAAGCCGCACGCGGCGCGGTCAAGGAGCGCCGGCGCCACCTGCTCAACTGGCGCAAGGGTCTTGGCGGCTACGTGAAGGAAGGCCTGATGAAGGTGGAAACCGATCAGGTGGATTCCGACAAGGACGTGCAGGCCAAGGAGGCCGACGCCGCTCTGCTCGATTTATCGAATTCGCCCTCCGCGGGACATGCATTCCCCGTGCTGGTGCTGCGAGCGGAATCCGCGGAAAAGCTCGAACGCGCGGTCTCGGATGCCTCGCGGTTGTTCCATGTCGCGGAATTCGCCGTGCTGCGCGAACGCATGCACCAGATCTCGGCCTGGGCCGGCACCTTGCCGGGACAGTGGGCCGAACCCGTGCGTTGGAGTTATCTATCGGGCGCCGCCATAGCCGACATGGCGCCCATTCGTGGTCCAGCGCGGGGCAGTTCGATTGCCCGGCATCTGAGCAAGATGAGTGGCAGCCGGCAGCCGGCGCTTTGCACCTTCGCCACGCGATCCATGGAACCCTACTGGCTGGAGCCGCATCTCGGCGATGTCGGCCACGGCATTATCCTGGGGCCTACCGGCATGGGTAAAAGCGTGCTCGGCGGCTGGATGTGCCTGCGCTGGACGCAGTACCCACGCAGTCGGGTGTTCGTGTTCGACAAGGATCGGTCGCTGCGCAAAATGATCCTGCTGGCGGGCGGCCACTATCTCGGCGACAGCGGCAAGATGCGCATCAATCCCTTCGCGGGACTCGAGGGCGACGATGACTGGCGCTGGGCTACGGATTTCGTGGTGCAGCTGTTGTCTCCCGACGGCGGAGAACTCGAGCCGGTTGACGTGAACGAGATTGCCACGGCCTGCCGGCGCATCCAGTCGCTCGAACCCGGCGACCGACGCCTGCGCTCGCTCAAGGCACTGCTGCCGGCCAGGCTCGGCGATCGCCTGGCGCAATGGATCGGTGATGGCCGTTACGCCGGCTATTTCGACCACGAGACTGACGGCATGACCCTGGGCGCCTTCGTGGGGATCGCGATGGACGAGGTCTTGCGCTTCCCGCGCGCGGCGCGTGCGTTCATGGATCTTGCCTTCCACCGTATCGGCAAGCAGCTCGACGGCGCTCCGGTCTACATCCATATCGAAGAAGGCTGGTTCGCGCTCGACGATCCGGCCTTCGCACGCAAGCTCGACGACTGGCTGCGCACCCTGCGCAAGCTCAACGGCGTGCTGATTCTGTCCACGCAGTCGCTCAAGGAAATCGCCGAATCCAGGACGTTCACCGGATTTGCTTCGGCGCCAAATCGCTTCCTGCTGCCCAATCCGGATATCGCCTCGTTCGAGTCCGTCTATTCCGATGGGCTGAGATTGACCCACGAGCAGATGAAGATCATCGGCGAAGCCCGCCCCAAAGGCGAAACCGTACTCGTGCGTGACGGACGTACGCGCGTGCTGCGCGTGGATATCCCGGCAGAAGGCATTGCGCTGCTGCGCGCCGATGCGGAGGCCGACGAAGTGTTCGAACGCTGGATGAACAGCGGACATCCGGAATGGAGGATGAGATATGTCGACGAAATGGTGGAAAGGCAGACGCGGCGCGATTGA
- a CDS encoding VirB3 family type IV secretion system protein, giving the protein MSEGERKTMIRRALIGGRVLWGVDYPLAVGNLTLAVMLVVVGHIYWWVLAAIGIHRLLGMAHRADPDMFKVYLRYAKQGHRYEPWAHPDSRNRRPGGWL; this is encoded by the coding sequence GTGAGCGAAGGCGAGCGCAAAACAATGATTCGGCGCGCCCTGATCGGCGGTCGCGTCCTGTGGGGCGTGGACTACCCGCTTGCGGTCGGGAACCTCACGCTCGCCGTCATGCTGGTGGTCGTCGGGCATATCTATTGGTGGGTTCTGGCCGCCATCGGCATTCACAGGTTGCTTGGCATGGCTCATCGCGCGGACCCTGACATGTTCAAGGTCTATCTGCGCTATGCCAAGCAGGGCCATCGCTATGAACCCTGGGCACACCCGGACAGCCGAAACCGCCGGCCGGGAGGATGGCTGTGA
- a CDS encoding TrbC/VirB2 family protein, producing MYRKTVDACQRGMWALASRPSVVWLTGFTLMSLSEPSQAFSMGCGGFSGNFSSFTGLLGGIAGFLSGTFGRAAVIIAIAIFGALLMFGELKGVFGSVIKILFGGSLILMATQWAGLFNATGSGSAACNYIQSGG from the coding sequence ATGTATCGAAAAACGGTTGACGCCTGTCAAAGGGGGATGTGGGCGCTGGCATCCCGTCCCTCCGTCGTATGGCTCACGGGCTTTACCTTGATGTCGCTGTCCGAACCCTCGCAGGCCTTCAGCATGGGTTGCGGCGGATTCAGCGGCAATTTCAGCAGTTTCACCGGGCTGCTCGGCGGTATCGCGGGATTTCTGTCCGGCACCTTCGGACGCGCGGCCGTGATCATTGCGATCGCCATTTTCGGCGCGCTGCTCATGTTCGGCGAACTCAAGGGCGTGTTCGGCAGCGTCATCAAGATACTGTTTGGCGGTTCGCTGATCCTGATGGCGACCCAGTGGGCCGGGCTGTTCAACGCGACAGGTTCGGGGTCGGCGGCCTGTAATTACATCCAGAGTGGCGGCTGA